AATGGCGGCCACGTTGTTTATACTTTTAAAAGCGGCTTTAGCGACGAAAATGTTAAGGTACGCACAACCCACCAGCCCGGCATTATTAACGAGGCTTTAGGAATTTACTACAGCCAGTTCACGGTGCCCGAAAACGTTGGCCTTAAAGGCGATGATTTTAACCTGAAACCGGAAGATAAAAAGCTTAATACGTGGATGGAACTCATCACCCCTACCACTGCCAAAGTACTGGCCTATTATGACCACCCGGTTTGGGGCAAATACGCGGCCATTACCGAAAATACATACGGCAAAGGCCTGGCAACTTACATTGGCTGCGTTACTACAAGCGCCGTTACCGATAAAATACTGGCCGACGCGGTTAAAAAGGCAGGCCTTTGGGGTACCGATCAGCAGTTGGCTTTCCCTGTAATTACCAAGTACGGCGTAAACCAGGCGGGTAAAACGGTGCATTATTATTTTAATTACTCGGATAAGGAAGTAAACTTTACCTATCCTTATGGCAACGGGAAGGAACTGTTCTCAGGAGCAAATGTAAGCAGCAATTCGGCTATGCAATTGGAGCCTTGGGGGATGAAGATTGTGGAAGTGAATTAAGAGGATTAATTGATATTTGGAAGGCCTTCCGGGATTACTGGGAAGCTTTCTTGCTGGGGGCATTAAATGAGCTTTCATTTTTCCGGGCGTCATATCATAAGCTGCCTTGCGGTGAATTTGATTGAGAACGCTGGTGAGGTCTTTTCGTTGGTAAAAAACTGGCTTAAAATGCAAAGCGATCTACAGCTTGTTCGCTAAAATCTTTCGTTCGGCAATCCCGCTTTATATCCTGGATATTATCAATCGGTATTTAACAACTCATCATCACCTTGTGCGTAGCAGTCGATGACGTATCACCTATCTCCATCGGCAATTCGTCGGCTCCTCTGAGGGTGAACCTGCTCGCCTTAAATCCCTGATCCAGAAACTATTTGACTAATAAAGAAACCTGTTTTACAATCCATCGTATACAACTGTTAGGTATAGCCCCCTCAACTTTCGATGACTTTAAAGGCCAAACTATTACTTATACTGATGTTTCTGTTTGGCCTCCTGGCTCAAGGACAAAAAAAGGTAGTAGACAGCTTGCAAAAAAGACTTGAAAACTACCCGCAGAAAGATACTATCCGGGTAGATATTTTAAACGATTTGGCTTATGCCTGCTATAATAACAACGATGCAAAAAAAGTAAAGATTTATACTGTTGAAGCTGCTTCCCTGGCGCGGCAACTCAACTACCCCAAAGGCGAGGCTTTTGCTTACAGGAGGTTGAGCACGGTATACATGGACGATAATGCCAACCCTTTGGCGCTTGAGTATCTTAATAAAGCCTATAAAATTTTTAAACACTTAAATGATACCCTTAACTGCGCGCGCACATTAACCAATTTAGGTGTTTACTACCACACCATTAAAGATTATAAGCTGTCATTAATTTATTTTTCATCTGCGCTTGAACAAGCAAAAAAAATTGAACGCCATAAAATGGTGATACTGTTATTGTGCAATACCGGGGATATTTATGAAAAAAACGGGTTAATTAATAAGGCGTATATCAATTATAGCGAGGCGCTGGCCTTAACAATAAAAACAAATGATGCCGGTTATTTGAGCCTTTGCTATGCCAATTTAGCATCTATACATTTAAAAAAGAAGAATTATAAAACAGCGCTAAACTATTGCAATAAGGTTATTACGATGCTAACAAAGGATAGCAGCGGTACCGATTTAAGCGATGCATCTGCTGCTTGTGTTGTAAAAGCAAAGGTGTTTTATATTCAAAAGCGCTTTGATTTGTCGCGTCAGCTGCTAAACCGGGCCAACGTATTAAGCGAGCTAACCCGCAATTCGACAGACAGGCTGGCAATTTACCATGACTTTTTTTTACTTGATTCGGCCCAGCACGACTACGAGGCGGCCTTCAAAAGTAATTACCGGTTCCATAAGTTGAATGACAGCCTGGTTAATATTAATAAAAATCAGATAGCCGCGTTATACAATGTAAGGTTTGATTCGCAACTACGCGATGAAGAAAATAAACGCCTGCGGATATCTGAAGAAAGAAACCGGGCGATCATCAGCCAGCAACATACCGTTGAGGGTGCGCTGTTTATTGGACTGGCTTTCATTTGCCTGGGTTTTATCTACTTTCAGCGTATAAATGAACAGGTGAAGGCCAAAAACAAAATCATTGCCGAACAGAACCTGGTATTGGGAAACAGTAACATGGTTAAGGACAAGCTTTTCTCGGTGATATCTCATGATTTGCGCAGCCCCGTTACCCAGCTCATCTCTATTTTTAACATGTGGGAGAACGGCAATTTAAATAAAGAAGAACTATCAACGATTACCCCGGTGATAAAGGCAGATATCATTAACATACTGGAGTTGCTTGATAATTTACTCATCTGGTCGAAAAAACAACTGCAGGGTTTCCATTTCAGCCCCGAACTGTTTGACATATATCAACTGGCCAATGAAACCATTGCAGACTTAAAAAACAATATTTTACAGAAAAAAATAACGGTAGAAAATAACATAACACCAGGAACTAAAGTATATGCAGACAGCGCTATGATTAAAATAGTGTTGCGAAATTTAATGACGAACGCCATCAAATTCACCCCCCAACTGGGTGCAATCAGCGTGAGTTGTTATCCTGAAAAAGACAAACTGATCATCTGTGTAAAAGATACCGGCGTAGGTATAAAAAAGGCCGACCTGCACAAAATATTTTCATTGATAACGCACACTACCGCGGGCACAGATAATGAAAAAGGCACAGGCATAGGTTTGAGGATTTGCCAGGAATTTACAGAGATGAATAAAGGTAAAATATGGGTAGAAAGTGAACCCAATGCCGGCTCAACCTTTTGTTTCAGCCTCCCGCTGGAGTAAACCCGCAAGTGATCCCCGGTTCAGACTTCCGAAGTTTTTGAACCTTCGAAAGTCTTGTTCTCTTACAGCGCCCTCTTCAATGTAAAGGCAAACCGGCTCCCTGCCCCTATCTCGCTATCAACCATAATATGGCCGCTTTGGGCTTCAATAAAATCTTTGGCAATGGCAAGGCCAAGGCCGGTGCCGGTTTGGTCGGCGGTGGCGTTGGGCACTTTAAAGTAGCGCTCAAATAACCTCGACAGGTATTGCTCTTCTATGCCTTTACCATGATCTTTTACCGAAAATTCAATCTCGTCGTTCTTATGCTTTTTAACGGTTAGCTCCACAACTGATTTTTCGTGGCTGTATTTTATGGCGTTTGATAACAGGTTGATAAGTACCCAGGTAGTTTTATCAAGGTCGGCATGTACCTCGGGGAGGGTATCATCGCATTTTACTTTGATGTTTACATGCTTTTGATCGGCTGTGAATTTAATGGCCTTTACCGCATAATCAACAATGTTACGGGGGTGTGTACTGCCAAAGTTAAGCTGTAGTTTACCGGTTTCAACTTGTGCCATATCCAGCAGTTCGCCGGTTATTTGCAGCAGGCGGCGGGCATCATCATCAATATTTTCCAGCAGTTGCCTTTGCTCGGTGTTTACATTACCTATGCGGTCGTCCTCAAGCAATTTCAGGCTCATTTTTATGGACGATATCGGCGTTTTCAATTCATGCGATATGGTGGCAATGAAATTGGTTTTGGCTTCATCCAACTGCTGGTACTCGGTAATATTTTTAAGGATAATTACCTTACCTATCACTTTACTTTTGCTGCTCACAGATAATGAATCGCGGCTGTAAAAGCTTTCGCGGTTATCGGCAAAAATCTTTAACCGTGGCTGTTCATTTATAAGCAGGTTGCGCAGCAGGTCGTTCTCCAGCGCTATGTCTGGCGCGTACCGGCCGGTAAGCTGTTCGGTGGTCATGCCTATCAGGTTACACGCTACTTCGTTGGCAAATATGATAAACTGCTTTTCGTCTAAACCAATAATAGCATCGTGCATGGTATTAATAATAGTCTCTATCCGTTTTTTCTCAAACAGGATGCTGGCCAGGTTACTGTTCTCGTACTCATCCAGTTTCCGGGTCATATTATTAAAAGCCTGCCCTAATTCGCCAAACTCATCATCGGAGTGAAAGTCTATCTGCTGGTGGTAATTACGATTTGATACCTCTTTTATCCTTGCTGTTAATTCTTTTAAAGGATCGGCTATATAACCCGGAAAATTTACCGCAAAAGTGAACGCGATAGTAAACAATAAAAAAGCACTGACGGCCACCAGCACATTTGCCCTGCTTGCCGTATCAGTGGCGATGGCATTTTTTCGAGAAATTGCATCCATATTCAGGTGCATGATACCATAAATAAGCCGGCGGGCATGGCTCCTTAAAGGCAATTGCGCTGCTATATTGTTATTATGCTGCTTTATCTGCGTGTAAACAAGCGTCAACGAATCTGTTAATTCCTGCTCGCCCTTTTCTGTAACATTATGTTGCTGCAGTTTAAGGTTATTGTCGATAACCGCAATTTGTTTTGGCGAAAGCGCCTTATCATTCGCATCGATAGCATCCTGCATGTTTTGGGTAAACTGCAGGGTTTTATAATTATCCTTAAGTATTGCCCCGGCATCGGCCGACAGGCGGTTAAGGAAGTAAACAGATAATCCGCAACAGGTGAGCGCCAGTACAAACAAGAAACCGATGCCTGTACGGAGTTTATTTTTAATAGTCATGGTTATGATAGTATTACAAGGTCTATATCAGTTTTTGACATTTTATTTAACAATTGGGTAAAAACCGCCGTTTTCATAATAACCTGGTAAAATTTAAAGCGTGGCTTACCCAGGCAGATAGTGGTAATGTCGTACTTTTCGGCCGTTTCCCAAATGGTTTGGGCTATACGGTCGCTTTTTATTTTAATTACTTCGCCGCCCAGTTGTGTAGCCAATTTCATGTTATTAATGAGGTGGCGCTGCGAAGCCAGGTTTATTTTATCGCTGCTCTCTCTTGAGGTTTGCACATACAAAACAAAAAATTTAGAGCGGTAATATGATGACAACCTTGCTGTTTTACGAATAATTATTTTAGCCGATTCGTCATTGGTACTAATGCAGGCCAAAAAAAGCTCGGGCCTTAGTTTAATGGTTTTGGGTATCTCAATATCTATCTTCCGCTCTACCTGGTGGGCTACTTCGCGCAGGGCCAGTTCGCGCAGCTGTAGAATTCTATCGGCCTGGAAAAAGTTGTTGAGCGCCATCGGCACTTTTTTCTCGTCGTATATTTTGCCTTCCTTTAAGCGATCTATCAGTTCGTCGGCAGTAAGGTCGATGTTTACTACCTCGTCTGCCAGTTGCAACACCTTATCGGGGATCCGCTCGTTTATTTTGGCCCCGGTTATCCGTTCCACCTCTTCGTTCAGGCTTTCCATATGCTGGATGTTTACCGCGCTGATCACATTGATACCCGCGTTTAATATCTCCAGCACATCCTGCCAGCGTTTTTCGTTGCTGCTGCCTTCAATATTTGTATGTGCCAGTTCATCAACCAAAACCACCTCGGGACGCAGGCTAATGATGGCTTTCAAATCCATCTCCTCCAGCTCCTTACCTTTGTAAAACAGTTTGCGGCGGGGTATTACCGGCAAACCTTCTAATTGGGCAACGGTTTCTTTGCGGTTATGCGTTTCTATGTAGCCAATTTTAACGTCGATGCCGTTACGCATCAAAGCCTGGGCTTCCTGCAGCATGCGGAAGGTTTTGCCCACACCCGCGCTCATGCCTATGTAAACCTTGAATTTCCCGCGCCTTGATTTTTTTATCAGCTCCAGGAAATGCTCAACCGATCGTTCTTTTTCGCCGTCCATATTTCTATTAAGTTATTGTCATTTCGAACGAGGTACGAGGAGAAATCTTCGACACCTTACAATTCGACTATTCATATCGATAACCTGGCGTCGAAGATTTTTCGCTACGTCCAAGAGATAGTTTCTCTTTTGCTCCCCCGCGCTTTACCTCTCCGGCTCTTTCGAAATGACAAATTTCATTTGATTAAGTATGTAGATAATATACTTCTCTCTTAAACTAATAAAAGGGAGAGCCCTCGCGGCCCCCCTTTTAAGGTATGAATGTTTCTCAAACTAACATATAATTAAACCAAAATTAACTATACAACCATTCATACATATCTTTATTAAATTAAAAAGCGTACACCGCTGCCAGCACAAATTGCGAGGCAGTTTTAGTCGGGTCGCCCGAGTTATTTTTAAACGCGTTTGCCGATCCATTGTCGACCCTAAACTCGGGTATCAATGCCAGCGGACCAGCCTTAATATTTGCTGTAAAAGTTACTGCTGTTACATTTTCGCCGGGGGCAGGCGCGGCTGTAGAGGTATAGC
The genomic region above belongs to Mucilaginibacter sp. KACC 22773 and contains:
- a CDS encoding tetratricopeptide repeat-containing sensor histidine kinase — protein: MQKRLENYPQKDTIRVDILNDLAYACYNNNDAKKVKIYTVEAASLARQLNYPKGEAFAYRRLSTVYMDDNANPLALEYLNKAYKIFKHLNDTLNCARTLTNLGVYYHTIKDYKLSLIYFSSALEQAKKIERHKMVILLLCNTGDIYEKNGLINKAYINYSEALALTIKTNDAGYLSLCYANLASIHLKKKNYKTALNYCNKVITMLTKDSSGTDLSDASAACVVKAKVFYIQKRFDLSRQLLNRANVLSELTRNSTDRLAIYHDFFLLDSAQHDYEAAFKSNYRFHKLNDSLVNINKNQIAALYNVRFDSQLRDEENKRLRISEERNRAIISQQHTVEGALFIGLAFICLGFIYFQRINEQVKAKNKIIAEQNLVLGNSNMVKDKLFSVISHDLRSPVTQLISIFNMWENGNLNKEELSTITPVIKADIINILELLDNLLIWSKKQLQGFHFSPELFDIYQLANETIADLKNNILQKKITVENNITPGTKVYADSAMIKIVLRNLMTNAIKFTPQLGAISVSCYPEKDKLIICVKDTGVGIKKADLHKIFSLITHTTAGTDNEKGTGIGLRICQEFTEMNKGKIWVESEPNAGSTFCFSLPLE
- a CDS encoding HAMP domain-containing sensor histidine kinase, translating into MTIKNKLRTGIGFLFVLALTCCGLSVYFLNRLSADAGAILKDNYKTLQFTQNMQDAIDANDKALSPKQIAVIDNNLKLQQHNVTEKGEQELTDSLTLVYTQIKQHNNNIAAQLPLRSHARRLIYGIMHLNMDAISRKNAIATDTASRANVLVAVSAFLLFTIAFTFAVNFPGYIADPLKELTARIKEVSNRNYHQQIDFHSDDEFGELGQAFNNMTRKLDEYENSNLASILFEKKRIETIINTMHDAIIGLDEKQFIIFANEVACNLIGMTTEQLTGRYAPDIALENDLLRNLLINEQPRLKIFADNRESFYSRDSLSVSSKSKVIGKVIILKNITEYQQLDEAKTNFIATISHELKTPISSIKMSLKLLEDDRIGNVNTEQRQLLENIDDDARRLLQITGELLDMAQVETGKLQLNFGSTHPRNIVDYAVKAIKFTADQKHVNIKVKCDDTLPEVHADLDKTTWVLINLLSNAIKYSHEKSVVELTVKKHKNDEIEFSVKDHGKGIEEQYLSRLFERYFKVPNATADQTGTGLGLAIAKDFIEAQSGHIMVDSEIGAGSRFAFTLKRAL
- a CDS encoding sensor protein KdpD, whose translation is MDGEKERSVEHFLELIKKSRRGKFKVYIGMSAGVGKTFRMLQEAQALMRNGIDVKIGYIETHNRKETVAQLEGLPVIPRRKLFYKGKELEEMDLKAIISLRPEVVLVDELAHTNIEGSSNEKRWQDVLEILNAGINVISAVNIQHMESLNEEVERITGAKINERIPDKVLQLADEVVNIDLTADELIDRLKEGKIYDEKKVPMALNNFFQADRILQLRELALREVAHQVERKIDIEIPKTIKLRPELFLACISTNDESAKIIIRKTARLSSYYRSKFFVLYVQTSRESSDKINLASQRHLINNMKLATQLGGEVIKIKSDRIAQTIWETAEKYDITTICLGKPRFKFYQVIMKTAVFTQLLNKMSKTDIDLVILS